A segment of the Halovivax limisalsi genome:
CGTCGTCCACCCGGCCCTCCTCGTGGGCGGCCGTGAACTCGTCCGCGGCGGCGTCACTGTCGTACTCGTCGCCGGGCAGGTCGAGCGTGCGCTCGAGTTCCGCGTCGAGCTCGTCCGCCCAGACCTCGGCGACCGGCTGTTGTCCGTATGGCGTTTCCTCGTACGCTCGCAGCGCCGCGACGCGCATCGGCGGCGTCTCCACGATGGTGACCGGGACGGTCGTCTCCATCCCTTCGGTCGGCGAGTTGGCGGCGTCGTCGACCGTCACCACGTGGGTCATGCCGGCCTTGTAGCCCGCGAAGCCCTGGAGCGTCGGCTGTCCGTCGTCATCCGGCCACGAGCGGAATCGAGGGACCTCGCTGGTCGCCCGCTTGCGTGGGCCGAATCCGAGTGAGCCTTTGCGTGGTGTGTTTGCTTGTGGCATCGTATCACGCTCTCAGTGAGAGGCAGGCGAGGGTGGCGAACAGAGCCTCCTCCGTTCGCACGACCTCGCTGCCCTGGTCCGGAACCGTGTTCAGCCAGAGGTCGAACCCCGGATCGGCGCTGGGTTCGACTCCGTCCGTCGCCTCGCCGTCCGCGGTGGACGCCGAGCCGACTCGTGACTCCTCGATTCCGAGGATGTCCGGCAGCCCTCTGTCGGGCGAGCCGAACGCGACGGTCATGCCGTCGCGCTCGACGCGTCCGGCCAGCGTCTCGAGTCGTCCGACGGTGAGCGGATCACCGTAGCGGGACGACGCGATGCGAACGCCGGCGTCCTCACGGCCGAGTGCCCCGGAGAGGTCCGTCCGCTCGATCGATAGCCCCGGAAGGGGCTCGTCTTCGAGCTTCGCCCGGACCGGTCGTCGCGAAGAGATCCTGACGGTCACGCGCTCCCCCTCCTCGACCGCCATTTTCGGCGGTGCGGTGAGGGAGATCGGGTGTTGCAGTCCGCAATTGACCCGGACGCGGCCTTCAGGTCCGACCTCGGTCACGATCCCTCGTCTTAACGACCCCGAACCGTTGGATTCGGAGCCGGTCTGCGACGACGCGCGGAGCGGCGGCAGGATGCCCGCGTACTCCAGTTCGTCCCGCTTGCCCCACGCCTCGGTTTTGAGGTAGGGGGGCGTCGCGGCGTACCGCAGCACGGTTTCGACGAACCCGCCGTCGAATCGACCGGTCTCGCCCTCCCGATCGGGGAAGACGACCAGCCGATCCGCCCGGAAGATCGTCGCCGCGCGGGCGACGTATCCGAGTTTGCGAGTTGCCTCGCGTTTGTCCTCGGCTTCGCGAGCGATCGACGACGGCACGAGTACGCTGACGGTCATACCGTAGCGCTTCGGCGCCTCGTCACTAGACTGTAGCGATTGCTTGCGGACAAGGTCTTAAAAGGGTGGCGAAACGGTTCGGGACTGAGACGGCCTGTCACCCGCGAATACGTGGTAGTCGGGGACACAGTACGTCGCGATATACTGTTCGGCCGGAGTGACGGCTCGAAAACGGGCAGAATCGGCCCGTCAACCGGTATCCTCCTCCGATGGCCGAAACCGTGTCACGGCGTGGCGAAACGGCCGCCTTTCGCAACCCTTATACCCCCATCGCGGCCTACATGGGAGTGCAACAGGGCGCTGGTAGTGTAGTGGTATCACGTGACCTTGCCATGGTCACAACCTGGGTTCAAATCCCAGCCAGCGCATTTTTCCGAACTCAACGTTCGTGAGCACTGCGTAGCAGTGCGAACACCGGAGTTCGGAAAAGTCGCCCTGATTTGAATTACGGAAGACCCAGCTCACGAGCGAAGCGAGTGAGACCGTCTTCAGGTGGTTCAAATCCCAGCCAGCGCACTTCTCCGAGCGCTATATCGCGAGCGGCGCGTAGCGTCGCGAGTATCCGTGATCCCAGTCGGCGAACTTCTTGCCGCGAGTAAATTCGCGAGCGCCAGCCATGGGATTCAGCGTTGGCCTGCGAGTACGGTGCAGTGATCGACTCCCCAGTCGTGAGAAACAGTGGATTGGTCACCGGTAGGAGGCCCCTGCCAAAAGAGCCGAACCGATCGCCGCGGCAGGGCAACCGGTCGCGATATCGGACCCAGCCACTGCAACGCCAAGCAGCAAACGCCGTGGGGCGGTGGGTTCTGTCGACCCGGTCGAAGACTCCCGGACGGTAAATCCATACCAAATCAAGATAGTCACGATTCTCAATACGTGTCACAGCCGATTACCTTTTGTACCCAGCGAGGCTACAAGCAAGCGAGCGACCGAAGGTCCCGCACCGCCAATGCAAACTGAAATTACCCGCACTACCGAAACTGACGAACTCCACTACGACGAGGCCAACGACCGGTTCGAGCTCTCCTACGATCCCGAAGGGAGCGCGACGCTCCTCACGACGATCGTCCACGGTCTGACGTCGGTCGTCGACGTCGACGTCTCCCAGGGTGAGTTCTCACTCTACGACAGCGTCGACCCCGACGCGCTGGAACGGATCTTCAGCCCGAAGGCTGACGGCGAGGCCCGCACGGGCGGCCACGTCGCCTTCACCGCCCTCGAATGTGAAGTATACGTCCACGCGAACGGCGACATCTACATCCACCCGCCGCCACAGGTCCAGCGACCGAACTGATCGTGCCTCGGCTTCGATCGGAGCCGTCCGTCCCGCTTCAGATCGCCGCGAGCGACGCCGACTTATCGGCGGCGGCCCCGAGCGGGCACAGCGACGGCGACCGACGACACCTCCGGTTTTAGGACCGGTCGGCACGAATGGCTGGGTATGACCGTAATCGGATTTCTTAGCACCGCACCGGCGACCGACGAGAGCATGGCCGAAGCCGTTGCAGGGGCAATCGAAGCGATCGACGAGACGGGCCTGGCCTACGAGACGGGACCGATGGGGACGACGATCGAAGCCGACTCGATGGGCGAATTGCTCGCGGCCGTCGAGGCGGCCCACGAGTCGATCGACGCGGATCGCGTGAGTACGTTCCTCAAGGTCGACGACAAGCGGACGAGCGACGAATCGGCGAGCGAGAAGGTGGCGGCCGTGGAGGATCACCTCGGTCGTGAGGCGCGCGGCGATCGGAACTGAAGCACTACCGAATTGCGGGGGCGGATCGGTCGCCGCCAGCGGATCCGGTTCGCCGTTGACGCACCCCGCCGACCGGCACGGCAGCGCTGTACGAGCCGCCGGGCCGTCACTCGTTCGCACGCGTGGATCCACTCGTCGAACGGCCGCCCAAGACCGAACCGAGGCCGACGGCGAGCAGGATCGACAGGCCGGTCCCGACGATCGCGAACGCGGCCATCGTGACGAAGAACGCCGGCGTGGAGACGCCGAGGACGTAGCCGCCGATCGCGATCGAGGTGGCGCCGAACCCGAACTCGCCGAGGTAGGTGTAGCCGTAGGAGAGTCCGCGCGACCCCGGCGGCGTGTAGACGGCGACGGCGTCCTGGTAGAACGGCTGAATCGCGAAGAGGACGAAGCCGAACGTGGCGCTGAGCGCGATCACCGCCACGAGGCCGACCGTACCGCTCACCTCGAGCGAGAGGATCGGGACGAACGTCAGAGCCAGCGCGGCGAGGACGGCGAAGAACGCGGCCAGGCCGGTGCTCGGACTGATTCGGTCGGTCAGGGTCCCGCCGACGTACTGGCCGGCGATGCCGACGACGAGCAAGCCGACGTAGATGTAATCGCCCGGTTCGATCCCTTGCAGGGTCGGGCCGGGGTCGAATCCGGAGAGCGCCGCCGAACTGTGGAGTAACTCCGGCAGGTAGGTCAGCATGCCGCGGTAGAACAGTCCCTCGAACGTCACGATCACGAACACGAGCGCGAACGCGCTCGCGAAGAGGGTTCGCGTGTCGCCCAGCAAGTCAGAGAGCGAGAGCGCCTCGTCCGGTCCGGCGTCGGCGTCCGGGTCGACCGCCGCCGTCGGATCGAAGTCGGCCCGGAGGCCGTAGAGCGCCGCGATCATGCCCGGAACGGCGAGGGCGAGCGCAGCCCGTTGCCAGGAGAGGCCCGCGACCATCAGCGTCGCCGCGACGAACGGGCCGAGCGCGATGCCGACGTTCCCCGCCATGCCGTGCCAGGCGAAGACGCGGCCGCGCCGGTCGACGCCGGTGCTGATGAGCGAGAGGCCGGCGGGGTGGTAGATGCTGGCGGCGGTGCCCCAGCAGACGAGGCCGATCGCGATCCCGGCCAGCGATCCGGCGAGCGCGAGGACGACGAACGACGCGCTCATCCCGGCCAGACACGCGACGACGAGCCGTTTCGGCCCGAATCGATCGGCGAGCACGCCGGCCGGCAGGGCGCCGAGGCCGAACGGCGCGTAGCCCAGCGCGACGATCAGTCCGACGAGCACCGTCGGGACGTCGAACTCGGCGAGCCAGACGACGAGGAAGATCGGGATCGACGTCTCGAACCAGTGGACGAGGCCGTGGCCGGTCATCGTGAACGCGGCGATCGCGCGATCGTTTCGATCGAGGGCCATTTATTCGGTCTGACTGAGAGGCTCGCTCGACGGTACTTAGCACCTGTGGATCGGGCAGTCGAGTCCGGTTGACGGATAACCGCGCCCGGTCGACGGGGCGCTGCCCTCCGGCCGAAACCGCACGGTTCAGGCCAGGTCGAGCGCTTCTCGATCGACGCCGGCGAGTCGCGCGAGTGCGTCGGCTTCGAGCAGGTGACACTCGCCCGGGATCACGAGCAGGTGCAGCGGGTCCCCGAACTCGCGACTCGCGAGTTCCGACATCCGTCCGCCGTCGACGACCGGATCGGGCGAGCCCGCCCGGGCCACGACGACGCCGACGAGATCCGGGTACGCCTCGGAGAGGAGATCGGCCGCCACGTCGCCGCGCATGTACTCGCCCTCCGCAGCCTTGATGTCCAGAAACACGAGCGTGTGGAGCCCGCGCTCGCGATTCTCTGCGATCGTGTCGGTGACGCTCGCGGGCAGCCCGTCGGCGCCGTGGGCCCAGGGAAACGGGAGCGTCGTCGACGGGCCGAAGCGATAGTTCTGGAGGCCGGTGAGGCCGCTCGCTGCGGTCTGTGCGGTCACGCCGTGAATGATTCGGGTGTCGACGTCGCGCTCCTCGGCGCGCAACCGCAGGTCGACGTGGGTCGTCGAAATCATCGTGTCGCCGGCGGTGCAGAAGACGACGTCGTCGGATGCCGCCGCCTCGAGGATGGGCTCGGGATCCTGCTCGACGCCGGCGCGGTCGCGGACCTCGATC
Coding sequences within it:
- a CDS encoding RNA methyltransferase; protein product: MTVSVLVPSSIAREAEDKREATRKLGYVARAATIFRADRLVVFPDREGETGRFDGGFVETVLRYAATPPYLKTEAWGKRDELEYAGILPPLRASSQTGSESNGSGSLRRGIVTEVGPEGRVRVNCGLQHPISLTAPPKMAVEEGERVTVRISSRRPVRAKLEDEPLPGLSIERTDLSGALGREDAGVRIASSRYGDPLTVGRLETLAGRVERDGMTVAFGSPDRGLPDILGIEESRVGSASTADGEATDGVEPSADPGFDLWLNTVPDQGSEVVRTEEALFATLACLSLRA
- a CDS encoding HalOD1 output domain-containing protein, yielding MQTEITRTTETDELHYDEANDRFELSYDPEGSATLLTTIVHGLTSVVDVDVSQGEFSLYDSVDPDALERIFSPKADGEARTGGHVAFTALECEVYVHANGDIYIHPPPQVQRPN
- a CDS encoding MTH1187 family thiamine-binding protein, with amino-acid sequence MTVIGFLSTAPATDESMAEAVAGAIEAIDETGLAYETGPMGTTIEADSMGELLAAVEAAHESIDADRVSTFLKVDDKRTSDESASEKVAAVEDHLGREARGDRN
- a CDS encoding MFS transporter; protein product: MALDRNDRAIAAFTMTGHGLVHWFETSIPIFLVVWLAEFDVPTVLVGLIVALGYAPFGLGALPAGVLADRFGPKRLVVACLAGMSASFVVLALAGSLAGIAIGLVCWGTAASIYHPAGLSLISTGVDRRGRVFAWHGMAGNVGIALGPFVAATLMVAGLSWQRAALALAVPGMIAALYGLRADFDPTAAVDPDADAGPDEALSLSDLLGDTRTLFASAFALVFVIVTFEGLFYRGMLTYLPELLHSSAALSGFDPGPTLQGIEPGDYIYVGLLVVGIAGQYVGGTLTDRISPSTGLAAFFAVLAALALTFVPILSLEVSGTVGLVAVIALSATFGFVLFAIQPFYQDAVAVYTPPGSRGLSYGYTYLGEFGFGATSIAIGGYVLGVSTPAFFVTMAAFAIVGTGLSILLAVGLGSVLGGRSTSGSTRANE
- the dph5 gene encoding diphthine synthase, yielding MLTFVGLGLYDERSITVEGREAIRTADRVFAERYTSELIGASFEALSAHHDVEIEVRDRAGVEQDPEPILEAAASDDVVFCTAGDTMISTTHVDLRLRAEERDVDTRIIHGVTAQTAASGLTGLQNYRFGPSTTLPFPWAHGADGLPASVTDTIAENRERGLHTLVFLDIKAAEGEYMRGDVAADLLSEAYPDLVGVVVARAGSPDPVVDGGRMSELASREFGDPLHLLVIPGECHLLEADALARLAGVDREALDLA